From a region of the Bacteroidales bacterium genome:
- a CDS encoding efflux RND transporter periplasmic adaptor subunit — MKLYQGIIVLALLFVGCNRKEEAKEVIRPVYYQKVAESATSDTRYFAGISKAQNEAKLSFKVGGILEKRYFKLGERVNEGEVLAYLNSDDYKINYDKALASKKNAEVQLTAAKSSFERIEVLYGNNNASLNDFEKAKAQYETALSMVSISKSQLVAAENQLSYTKLKAPFSGSISRILAQENEMVGAGMPVLIFSSDKDIEINTFIPENLVQNIETGQKVKVQFSAKLDQSFEGVISEIGLSSSRSSTYPLVIRLVNQSTQILPGMACTIEIAFRKNTEMSEYIVIPSDAVAHDEGGDFVYVLKKAEDDGIYLAKRRNVTLGKLLPEGYEIKEGLSTEETIITAGLSFMYDGRRVSLVKK; from the coding sequence ATGAAATTATATCAAGGAATAATAGTATTGGCATTATTGTTTGTTGGATGCAACAGAAAAGAAGAAGCTAAAGAAGTAATTCGTCCCGTATATTACCAGAAAGTTGCAGAGTCTGCAACTTCTGATACGCGTTATTTTGCAGGTATCTCAAAAGCTCAGAATGAAGCAAAGCTAAGTTTTAAAGTTGGTGGAATTCTCGAGAAACGATATTTTAAATTGGGCGAAAGAGTAAATGAAGGAGAAGTTTTAGCTTACCTAAATAGCGATGATTATAAGATTAATTATGACAAAGCATTGGCTTCAAAAAAGAATGCAGAAGTACAATTAACAGCTGCCAAATCAAGTTTTGAGAGAATAGAAGTTTTGTACGGTAATAACAATGCTTCTTTGAATGATTTTGAAAAAGCAAAGGCACAATACGAAACGGCTTTATCTATGGTGAGCATCTCTAAGTCACAGTTAGTTGCTGCTGAGAATCAATTGAGTTATACTAAGCTTAAAGCTCCATTTTCAGGTTCTATTTCAAGAATCTTAGCACAAGAAAATGAAATGGTTGGTGCCGGTATGCCTGTCCTAATCTTTTCATCGGATAAGGATATCGAAATAAATACTTTTATTCCTGAAAATCTTGTTCAGAATATTGAAACCGGGCAAAAAGTGAAGGTGCAGTTTTCCGCTAAATTGGATCAATCTTTTGAAGGCGTAATTTCAGAGATTGGACTGAGTTCAAGCAGATCGTCTACCTATCCGCTGGTCATCCGATTGGTAAATCAATCAACTCAAATACTTCCGGGGATGGCATGTACTATCGAAATAGCTTTTAGAAAAAATACTGAAATGTCTGAATATATTGTAATTCCTTCTGATGCGGTTGCCCACGATGAAGGTGGTGATTTTGTTTATGTTCTTAAAAAGGCTGAAGATGATGGTATTTATTTGGCTAAAAGAAGGAATGTTACGCTTGGAAAACTCTTGCCAGAAGGTTATGAAATAAAGGAAGGACTAAGTACGGAAGAGACTATTATTACTGCCGGACTTAGTTTTATGTACGACGGAAGAAGAGTGTCTTTAGTGAAAAAATAA